Part of the Falco rusticolus isolate bFalRus1 chromosome 2, bFalRus1.pri, whole genome shotgun sequence genome is shown below.
CTGCTGGTGTGCACAGCTGACTGCAGTAGCTTCTTTCACTGCAAACCAAtctggcacagccagcctgtGAAACCTTGCTTAAGATTAGCTTGTATCAAACTAATGAACACTTCAAACTTGTTTTACGTTTGCTTTCTTCGCATGTTTTATTAGGCTAAAATGTCACCAGAAGGGTTGGGTATAAGAGGTGATTGATTAATCTATCTGATAACATTAACAGCTTCTAGGTTTGTGGGTCATTTTCCAGTCATCCCACCATAATTCAAGTAGATGAGTACCAGCTAGTgtgatttctttgaaaaggGAGGTGTTACAGCTCGAAAGTAGATAATCCCAAGCCAACCATGACAGTAGAAGTCTTAACACTTTCTGAAAGGTGAGTGGCTGAAAACACACCTGCACAAACTTTGTGTGGTTTGTGAAATTGCGAAAGGTGCTCCCAGTTGCTTACAGGGGAAGGGCTCTTGAGCATCTCTATTAAGCTCTCTTATTGTCTGATCTACTACTGGGAAGGATCTGGACCTCCTGGtgcaaatgtttttcatttaataagTTGTAAAAGTATGTGCATGGTGCTGTTATACATGTAGTGTGTGTATCATTGCTATTATCTTCATCTTTAAATTGCTGATATTGATGTGCTGTTCTTGTTTTTAGAGTGTATCTACTGTCAACATGTAAGAGAGAATTGACCTAGATATTGTGACTCAAAGAATGGTTGGCATTATTAGAAGTATACTCAAGGGTCTCATTGCTGTACCTTTTTGCAAGAACAGAATGAGCTCAAATGCAAAATTGGCAAGCCAGTAGCTTTTGCTGCCTTCTGATACTTTACATTTATCAAGAAAACTGAACTGTTTTGATCAGCCTCTTTAGCTCTGTAGCATTTCATCCTTACAGGATGCTTTCTGAATGAAACTTCAAGAAGATGGAACTAAGTGTTTTGAAATCCATCTGAATGtgtgacttctttttcttggtttcataCACATAGCATTAATAATGGTTGCAAAATAGGGACAGTCGTTGccaccttaattttttttcttcagggttacaaaacactgaataaaGGGTGCCCTGCTTTTGACGTTCGTGAATTGGGATGTATGTATTCTGTAGCTGGTTTGGAAGAGAGTTTTTCAGGCTGGTAGACACCAGAAGATTGAAAAAGCATGTGAGTTTCTAACTTAGAGACGAATAGGGGTTTGAAGTGActtcctgggggaaaaaaaaatatcaaatatgtGATGCCAATAACAATTGTACTTTTTGAAAATAGAGAGGGAGTCATCTGCAAACATCTAATTAGAACTTAGCAGACACAATTAATGATTGCTTTTCATGTTataccattttaaaaactaactGTAGTGGTATTGGAGCATGTAGGGTAGAAGCTCATGCAGATTTCCCCTTGTGGCAGAGAAATGTGTTAAATACtaacatttctaattttactAAAAAGGGACTTAAGatagatgtcttttttttttttttaagacctcaGCTATTCACTGTTCTAGCTTCTGGCACAGATTTTCATTGTGTAGTATATTGCAGTCAATCAGAAATCGCAGAATAattgatttttatgaaaattttactttgttAGCATTTGGTTAACAGATCATGTGACTTGGTTATTGTTGATTGGTAATTTGATTAAGGATTGTGGCTTTGCTTTTATGTGTGATTTTGGATTGCATTATAAAGTTAGAAAACTGACATAGCTTGTGCTGGTCTTCATGTTTTGTTAATAGTCTTTAATATAAAAGAACCATAATCACAGGTTATGTTAAAGacttaaggaaaaagaagctttaaaacTTTACCTTCCCtgcactgaaagaaacaagGGAGGAGCCCATTCTGCTAGTAATGTGCCGCTTAGCTCAAAGTATTGTGAACCTAAGGTGCAGTCACGTGGCCAGTGGTTTGTGCCCAGCAGCTGATGTGATCGCTATCTTTCTGTACATCTTAGCTGCTAGTTGGATCTGTTAAAGATGTTACTATGGTGTTGATCAGGTGGAACTGTAAAACTGACTGAATGCAACAATTCTAGTGAATGTGATACATGGGTTTGATTATTTTGACTTGATCAGGTCCTCTTTGTACAGGATTCTAGTTTGTGTGGTACTAGAAGACCTCAGAATCAAGAAGCGGTAGCTTTTTCTTGAAGGATTACCAGTGCCAGGCTTTTGTTCATTTCTAAAACTACTGGAGGGTATAGCCTTGCTGAAATgagaaacagtaaaagaaatgcTTAACTTCATTAGTGTTCTGTTGTTGATTCTGTATCCTTGACTGAATAGTCACTGATGTGCCTGTCCTAGAGTCTCAGaacttcttattttattaaagaaatgtgtaagatttttggaggagaaaaaaaaatatttttgcaaagcatAACTTTTTAGTGGCCCCAGTTTTCACTGGGTCAGCTGTTGCCAAACCACAGATTCTTGGGCTCCCTTAAGCACTTGTCTGCCTCTTAAAGGCAGCTTGGTTGTCATTCACAGTTCAGCTGTGCTTCTGCCGAACTCTGTAAGCTTTAAATTTCTGCACTTAGGATCTACATGCAAAGTGACCTAGATGCTGACAAGGCTTGCTTGCAGCTTTACTGGTGACGGATTTCCAGGATGACTTCATGCAGATGTTCTCTCACCTAGTAGAACACCACTGAACTGGTAGGATTTGCAAGTTATGCCCTACCCACAGTGACCTGATCTACCAGCAGTTAGTTACTGAACCTGGTTGCAAGCAGAGTAGTAGTGGAGAACTCTGCCTGCCAGTTGTGACTTCCCACTGTTGAACTATTGCAACTATTGAAAGGGAGGTCCCAGCGTTTGTTTCATGTCACAAAAAAGCCCTAAGGTCATCTGTCTAAAGGCAggaatttgtttaaatatttatacctctgtgtttcctttttgttcttgtaTTCCATATTACATTTTTAGGTgatttttccaaactttttGTCTCTCTGGTTTTGGTCCCCTTTATGATGCCATAAAACACTTAATATTATCATAAGATACCATatttatcataaaatatttccctAAAGGAGTGTAAGCAGCTGAGTTGAGTCTGAAGATTCTGCTAATAATAcctactgagaagaaaactcccacaattgcaataaaaataaaaagggcagAATGTTTCTTCCAGACTGCACtacatttgcttttgtgtgaTGTGGCATACTTTACTATTGGGATTTGCCTTTTCATTGGGTGCATATGAAAGACAGGTTTCTGTCAGGCTCATTAGGCAGAAACAaggcttctgcagagcagaaatcTTTTTCAGCCCAAGTACAGTTATCTACTCATGTTTATATGGACACTCAGGTACGCTTCTACCCTTGGCAAAATCTCTAGTTTATCTGCTGTAGACTTATGTGGTCGTTTTTTTCCGAAGCTCCAgcctgcagagaaaaaaaaaatactgcagtaaacTATTGTCTTTGAGAATTTGGGTCTGAAGAAACGTATGTGTTTGTAGTATGCTCATGCCCTTTGCACTGATGGCTAACTTGTTTATACTGTTCTACTATTTGCAATGTAGGCTTACTGAACCTGCATTTGCCTTTTGTTGAGTAGTGATCCATTAGTCACAGTTGTAActtaaaatgcttcaaaaaatattctctgcATATAATGATAGATACCGAAGCCTCCATTTTGTGTTAAGATGCCCACTGAGTAGTTTTAGTTTGTCTATTCTTTCCCCAAAACTGCAGTTGGCAGAGCTTGGATGTGTAATCTACACTCTAGCTGCCAAACAATGTCTTTCAAAAGTatgtaagttttcttttaaatgaggACACAGAGCAGACCACTTTCTGGGAAAGTATTTTATGTTAGGTAgtctcccccacctcccctgtTTCccctgtgtgtttttttttttttttgtgtgtgcaggtATTCACATGAAATACTTATGTGCATCAAAAGAGATTCTTAAGTAGCAGGAAAGCACAACAGAACTGCCCCATGTGGgtaaatttcaaatatttgagTCAAACTTGATGAGGTGTGCTGGTATGTGATGCAAGTTGGGTTTAAGCACTGTAAGGGGACAGTTTAACTACACTTAGCATAATCAGTGCTGCACTTCTGAACATGAAGAAAGCTTCCTTAAGGTGGATTTGGCCTGAGCGCTGGCAATTAGCATAACTGTCAACTAATGTGCCAAAGCTCTTTTCTACAATGAAATTCAGAGTTTGACTTTAAAACTCTGTAGTTTGTAGTAGTAGTTTGTAGGTTGGAGTTTGAAACACAAACCTACTCGGTAGGTTtgcaaacatgttttttctttatattattaCTTTccaatacttttaaaaatagctttgtcTAAAAGATGCTTTATACAAATTGATTCTTACAAGCTAATACAATGACTGTAAATGTCCTTGAAAAATCAGTGAGGTGTAGACACaacactgtaaaattaaaaagacctGTGCTTCTGATGAGCTGAGTAGTCAGCACTGAAGAGATGAAAGAGCAAGGGAATTAAGTGTCAAGTGCTTCAATGGAGGtgtcttcctctctcccctcccccttcctcatCATGTTTTGTGGTTGGATGGAAAGAAGTCCtaggcatatttttttttacaatagtttaaagcttttgaataaaaaaaagttgttctgaTTAGTTGTTCATGATGAAGGTGTAGCAATTTGAATCAGCTAGAGCAGAGTGGGGGGTACATTCAGGTCATAAATTATGCAAGGTGAGtgagtggctggaagacaaaTTTGAATGTACAACAAAACACAACGTTTTTTTTGCAGGTTTCTAGCTGAAAACCCTGACAGTTCCTTTGGGGGCTTACAAAGTCTCAGCTGATAAAATATGTGTAATGTTTAAAAGTTGTATGTGTTTTTCAACATGGTGAACAAATATGCATCAGACCTGGCATTCGTATCTGAATGATGACTTTTTCAATAGGGCTGGTTACTCGGAGTGCTTAATGTGGCCAGTTGGCCTCTCTGAACAGCCaaacaaaagctatttttgGCTCATGTAAATTATCAGTTACAACAGGTATCCCTTGAAATCTCATTTGTGCCATGTGTCTGTACAGCATATGGTTTGGGCACTTTGGAAAATACTACAAATGggtttttcagctttcattcctgttttggttttgcatcagctttttttaaacatgactTGGAAAAAGTGCATGGTAGAGTAAGTACAGTAGAATTGGATGGtgtttttaaagtgaaactCAGGATCATATCTGAAGTAAAGAATTCCCTGTCTTCCAAGGTGGAAGTGGATTGATGGCTTCTCCTTAGTCTGATACCAGGGCAGTTGGTAGTGATTGAGTTGTTGACTTAATAGCAATTGGAGTATATGGCATTAGTTTCAAAGGTCTGGGGGTATTTCTTTAATTCTATATAAAGACCAAATCCTAATTGCTAATTCAATTTCTCTTTCCTAGGTATTTTCTAtagttttttaataaagctgttTGTAGATCGTGTGATAAAAATTTAAGATTGAATTTGTTGACTGATACATCAGTGTTTGGATGTTAcagataataaagaaaatatcttGCCTCAGAACTCTGCAAGGAGGCCATAAAACCAAATAAGTTTCCTTTTCCAGCCACCTCATAGGTTTATTAAATTCTACCAGCTAAAGGATGATAAAGACTGAAGTGTTGCTTGGCTCAAGGAGGCAGATCCCTTTTGTACATGCATATGTCTGCTGTTCTTTCAGCCATTCTTTGGTAAACTTGCATGGCTGTTGATGTAGAGTTACAGTATGCTAAACTTCAATAGGAGGGACTACTGAGAATGTAATACAGCGCAGGTGCGCTCATTTTGTTCATGTTCTTAGGCTAACATCAGGATTATTTTGTTATTACAGATATGCAagcctgtatttctgctgtgctATTGAAGATCAGGACAATGAACTAATAACCTTGGAAATAATTCATCGCTATGTAGAACTTCTTGACAAGTATTTTGGCAGTGTGAGTTAGTCTGTTTATATTATGTCATTTTATTTTACGCGGACAGCACTTCTAAAAAATACAATCAACTAGCTGTTGAAAAGCTGCACCCAACATATTATATGTTGTGTGCTTGGCCAAACTAAACTGATGGTTGCCTATATAactgttaaaatacaaaattagtAATTTGGGAGAAGAATTTACTAATCCAGTTTTAATTCTCTGTATTTATCTCATTTTGTAGTAGTCTCACTTGAGGACAGATAAAATCTTATCCTTAGCTTTCTGTCTAGGTGCCCAGCTTTCTTCTCCCTGGCACTGCTCTAGTGTGTGCACTTCTTGCACCTGCTCCCAAAGGAGGCAGTTGGTTGTGAACTAGCAGGAGTGGtatagaaagaaaagacaggtATCTGCTTACCCAGACAGCAAACACAAACAACTGTGGTGATGTACATTAGCAGCACTCTTAGAAAAACTGCTGCTCATCCTTCTGCCTTCCTAGTCCTTCTGACTAGGAAATGCACAGGATGAATAAGAAAGTTGAGAttatgttttcacatttttctgtgagATTGCCTGATCTGGCTTTGGATATTCCATGCAAGAAGAGAAATTTTGTATATTCTCTTGCCTCATGAAGAGCCATGTCACACTGATGGCTGTGAATTGGAGCCTTTTTAACAATGAAAACGGTTTTCAAAGAGATTGCTGTAACTGTTCTTAAcgcaagcaagaaaaaataattctcattcattgttttttcaaaggactgtgggttgttttttttgttgaccCATTTCTTAAAAGGTTGTAGCCTGAGGCTAACGTCTTGGTTTGGTGAAGTTTGGTGAAGCTGTGAGCAAGTTTTGTGAGAGGATATATCTCGGTAGATAGTATCCTTCCACTTTGCAATAATGCTTGATGTTCTTTTTAGGTATGTGAACTTGATATCATCTTCAATTTTGAAAAAGCCTATTTTATTCTGGATGAGTTCCTTTTAGGAGGGGAAGTTCAGGAGACTTCCAAGAAAAATGTTCTCAAAGCCATCGAACAGGCGGATCTTTTACAGGAGGTAAGCAAATTCAACTTCTCTGGCCAAAGTATCAGCATGGTAGTCTGTGACTCAAAAAAGTGCCCGTTTCTGTAAGCCTGTGAAAGGTGCTTTTTAGCATGCTTAGCATGTAGTTTCTAGTTAGTTGTCCTGACTCTGCAATATGATCTCtgctcttttcattttgtttgtcGTGTGTATATTGTAGTCTACTGTGATTTTACGTTTTGTTAGAAATGCAAGTGGCTGTTTTAAATGTATACCTAGATAATTATAGTTCATGTTGCTTTAACTTAGTTTTGTTCATGTGttgttcatttcttctttttactgaTCAACCATTAGTTTTTTCTCATACCTGATGCATGTTCACTTCTTTACTGTTTTATTGCTGAAATCCAGAAGCTAGACTCTCTTCTTTGAGACTCATTCAGGTATAGTTGTTATTCTAAAGACTTGGCTTTCTGCTATAGGTTGCTTACTGtgaaacatttctgtcttttaagtTGAGAAAGCAGTAATAGTAGtgccatagaatcatagagaatgaagtataaaaatgtgttttttcactttgaatGCTTTTGTTACTCATTACTAACTTTGAAGAAAGACAGATTGcatctcttccatttttctttggaaaatatttgatTGGAAGGGGTTCAATGGTACAGGAAAAACTTGGCATAATTTCCTCATGTTTGTCCTTCCTGTGcttggtgttttgggtttgggtttttttttgtttggttttggggtggggtttttttgtttggtttgggttgtttttttttttttttaatggaattgcTGTAGTCTTGAATATTAAGGTCCTTGAATGTCTAAATGGCAGTCACAAAACTCTGCTGTGCTGGGCGAGTCATCAGTCTTGTGTGCAAGTCAGTGGAACATATGGTTTAACAGGGATGATGAACCttgatttctttaaatgtaCTGAAGCTCACTGGAAAGATTTTGTATAAATGTAAGCTCCTCTGTTTTTATGCCTTGCGTGAAccttcaatttttttgttgtcCTGAAAATTAACTACTTAATTCTCATATAAGCATTCTGTGTTCTACACAGTACTCTTATTTTTTTGATCATATTATTAATAGGATGGGCAAACACATGATGATCTTTACCCTTGTAGTTGTGTTTGTAAGCCTTTCAGAGTACAGGCAAATCCACAGCACACTGAAGTTCTTGTCTGTCCACAGCTAGTTAGTGTCATGAACGAGGTCAGCTGTGACACATGGATTTGCTACCCTGTTTTTCTAGGGAGGAAATACATGTGCTTATTTACTGCTTGTGTTGTGATGCTGTTTTTGTTGAGCCCTTCTTTACTCTTGGAAGGAAGTATCTTAATCAGAAGTTCTGTTGCAGTTTCcaaagtggtggtggtggggaaataAGCTGTTCATTCTGTTAAAATCTTTTGCTCTTCTGTATATGAAAACAGATAGAATAGTTATCGATTCCAGTCTGTCTCATGCAAATGCACAGttaattttacataaaatagatttactgtattttttctcattctcacTGTTTTTGAATTTTAGTTTCACCATTTTCTTAGGGCTCTTctaaagcaaaaatgctttctaCCTCTAGGAattaattactgattttttttatcaaaacaaTTAGCATTATCTTTTCACATTTAATATAACCTCAAGTTAGAAATTTTACACAAAAGGAAATACAACTTTTCCAATGTGAGACTTTTCCCTTGCCCTGATAGCTTTATTCTGATACCCTTCCTTTTCACATTTCTATGAGATGTTCTGTTCTGTCAAGgtttattaaaatttttctgattaaattaGAACGTAAGTTTCACAGCACCACCGTAATcttatgtttgatttttatgtttttcattcttAGTTATACAGACTGTTGGTCAAGTATATAACTGCTTCACGTATCTGATTtttagtttataaaaaaaaaaagtctgagttCATATTTAAATCGAGCTTGCAATGAAGCTGgactttttctgcagaagtttgtTTTTATGTCAACTGTACATGCAGAGTTTGAAGAGAGGTGTTAAAATAATAGTTTGTCACAACTGGAAACTTCTCAGTACTTTTGGTTAATTTCTGCTTCCCAGAATACTTCAAAGTTACTGGAATGACATGTGGTTTGATTCCAAGTGCAAACCATTTCTGGCAGGGttgttgtgtgtttgttttttgactACGTCAGATTCTAATTACATGCAACAAAGGAACTTCTATTTGGCCTTGAATACTCATATTGCCTAATTTAAGAATTATTAATTGGTGTTGAATACACAACATTATTAATTAGTAATGCTACATACATTATTGTATGAAGCACCTTAAAGATTAAAAGCTGTACAGAATACTTACACAAAGGAAAATCATTACAAATACATTAAGTGACTACTTGTGtgatgttaaaaagaaatatgcagaGACATAAATTGCTGAGTAGTGAATTAGTTCTTAATAGCCTTGCCTACTTGTATTTTCTGTGGCAGTTTTCCAGGATGTACTTCTGTTTCTGAGCACCTACTTCAGTGTGTCATTAGTTCTTGGTGCTGTGCAGTTCACTTACTAACTGCTAGAGTTTGTGACTGAAACATACTAACCTTTTAagcctttttcccttccttgttAGCTCTCCAGTAATGTGCTCTGTTCAAATACTCGTTCCCTACCCCCCTACTCTCCCATTCATTACCACCCGATAACCTACCAACAGTTGTCAATACTGGCTGTGTTACCCATATGAATGGTAGTGAAAACTAATTATTCCAGTGCTGCCATGCTGCTTTCTAAATCTATTGctagaaatacttctgtttaaaagaatGCTGTTATGTGTGTCTTGTTTGATAATTTTGTGTCTTAACTAGTGATTAAAAAGGCGTGCATTTCTgaaaaggtggggtttttttgcttgtgtgaACAACTGAACTGTactgagagaagaaaattgGCAGATGTAGAATATTGTTGCATGAGTTATATCAGGTGTGGAACAGCTAAAAGATAATCCTGTGCATAATTTTGtgatatttagatttttttagtGCATGAAACTAGCACCAAAATATGTTCTATCCAAAGGAGAGGATCtgattttttcttcacttacaACTCTAgttgctgtgtttttatttgaTGATCCAAGCAATTCAGTATGGTGCTTGGTCATTTACTGTGCTAAAACACGAAACCTGTTAATAATTCTGATATCTAAACCAGGCAGttacatatgtatttaaaagaaaattaaacagacTTGCTCACTTTCATTTGAAGAAAGTTCCTAAATGTTGGCTTTAAgtgaaaattctttttgttattCATCCTATGTAATCTTTATTGcagtattttggaaattatGCCCATTTTGTCCACCACTATTCTTTTTTAGGGTGTGTATGTATTCTTTTAGTAGTTGATTGTAGAACATCTAAAATAAACTTGATAGTAAGCTATCTCAGTAAAAAAGCCCGTGGATCTGTTGACATATCACACTTGTTTGTTTCCATCATGATTATAGTAATGAAAAATCTAAAAGTtatctgaatgttttttcttaggTTCTTGCAGTTTGGCCTCAGGTAGTATTTACTAGCCCTTCCACATAAAGAATAATAGATACCAATTAACCTTCCTTTGCTATTTCAAGTCCTCACTTCATCCTACAtccagaaggatgctgaaaTTGTTGTTTTTAGTTGACTTGCACTAGGTGCTTAGGGTTGCTATGTAGATTTAAGCTTTTAGTTTTAGAATGAGCATCTTTGGAAATCGAGGTTTAGTGAATTTTCTGCATATGccatgaaaatttttttcttggagatgAAATGTGCTAATTGGAAATGGTAGGTTTGAAGGTATTTATAATGGTGGAGAGAGGGCAGTAGGTTGTCCTTGAGATACAACAAAATAAAGGACTGTTAGCATTAGccaatgacaaaagaaaatccCTGATGCTTAAGCCTGGAGTGAGTGGGAGTATAAGGGTTTTGGTCTGGTTTAGGAAACAGCTTTTGTAAGCACCTGTTTCTTACTAGTCACCTGAGAAACTTCCCATAATTAATGCAGTTAATTCAGTCTTCACTTAATATTAGTTTTTACATATAGGCTACTGAAATAGACTGCCTTCCTAAGTTGGCAGACAATATTTATCTTGGCTGTATTTGTATTCCTCACAATGTGAAACAACAAATAATGAAATCTGTATTATTATGGAGATCTGACTGCCTTGATTGCTGTCTGTTCTGCATGTGCAACTTCTGGCTTGGCTTCAGGTAGTCAGCTTGGTTGTTCAGTGTAAGAGTGCAGTTCTTAAGACATGTATGTTCTTGATTTTAGGTACAGATAATGATCTGTAATTACGTTTTAGAAGATATGTGTGGGGACTTAAGAGAGTAACCATGAACGAAGGGGGTATATTGTTTGTTCATTATTTAAGGATTAGGAAATAGCTACGATCTTTGTGGATCTGGAAAACCTCTCAGCTCATAAAAGATACAGTAAATTGTGGTAGTGTTTTGGTAGCTGATGcttttgtaaaatgtattttggattttaaGTCCCTGAAGGATTTTTGGTATGTAGCAGGAAAGACATTATAACACAGTGAGATTGTTTGAACTTTTGGTTTAAGTATGAAACGTGTGTCTTGTCCATTTATATTGAAAGTATTGACTCTGATACATTGATAAAAATTAAAGTGAGCTTGTTTATGGTATTGGTTCTAGACATTATTTAAGAACCTGGAATGAAACTGTTTCTGGTTTGATGGGATAGGTAAAGTCTATACCTAAGCAGAGTAAGTCAGTTCAGTTTGGGAAGGTGCATTCAACATTAATTACTTGCTTTTTGAGGTATTGCATGTTTTCTTAATATTGCTGTTCAGAATGTAGGTGCTTTTTAAGTAGTAGGTGAGGAAACACATGCATgtgaaaatggctttttgtaAGATACTTCTGAGTGTGAGAGGTAGGTCTTTTTCCCCCCAGTCTTGGGAACAAAATGTTGAATTGCTTGTTCTTCAAGACTGGTGTAGTTTGTCACAACACATTACTCAAAACCAAGATAAAGCATATTGGGCCTAAGTGAAGAGGTCAGTTgcttttgtgttcattttccCACATGGATTGaacagattattattattttttgaatgaaGTAGGCCTTGTATAGATGCTTGACTACAGTAGTGCTCTATAACATTGTATGTATAATATGCTTCACTTTGGAAGATTTTATTTGCATCTTGTCTTAGAAAATTGTTTATTCTGTTGTTCAGTTATGGTATGGGTTATTCTTATGCTGTAAAAACTACTCTGCTGCTTAAATTCAGTGTTTGCAGGATGCAGAGAAAGCAAGGAGATTGTAAAGTTACGAAGTGTGATTGCATGGAACTGTGTGAGTGTGGTATTTCCAAATGTGTCAGTTAGTTTCAAGCCTTATGCTATCATCTATTTGTTGTGTATGTCTAGTGTTAATTACTTTGCTCTTTGGAACAGTCTGTTCAAGTAAAAAGTAACTTCAAATCTTTATAGAACTGCATTTCTGACTGTgtagattatatatatatatatgttcatGGCCATTTTGCTTGTCAGACTGTACTATAGACTGCTGAGTTTATAAAATCACTGGTGATACCTGCCAACAGTTTTTTAAGAAGCCATCATAAATACCTAAGATGAATTCAGCTGGACTTTAGACTGAATGAACTGTAAGAATACACATAATCAGAAGTCATGGGAACATCACTTCCCGTTGGAATAAACCTTTAAAGACAACTAGTTGTACATTTAATAGTAGCAGTCAGGTCTGTAAACTTTGATATCAAAAGTGTTTCCACGATTTTAATAGATATTTTATAACTGTCTTCCTTGTACTGTGGAGTAGGTGTTCCTGCAAATACCTGCCAAATcatactttttttgtttaaagcaatAGTAATTTGTCCAGCAAACTAATAGTAGaatctgcatttcttatttttctcccaaGTAGGAATGGGGGGAGGGCAAGTTAACCTTTCCAGATTTTAGTGTGACTATCCAGAAAGTTACTGTATCACACTTAATGCTCTTCACATTCTcaagactgcttttttttctggtaactTACTGGTCTGTATGCAAGTCTTTTGattctttttggaaaaatgcAGTTCAGTAGCTTTAATGTTCTTTGTGAAGTTTCTGGATGTGTCATGATGTTTAGGACTTAACGTAGGTTTGCAGGCTGTGATTTCTAAGTGCTTTAGAAATCCAGTTGTATTTCCAGAAACATGTTCTCCAACCTTAATCTACCCTTGGCTTTATGAATTGAACATGGTAAAAAGCAGTCTGCTTTTCATCTGAGCAGCTTTTGTTCAGAcctttaaaataccattttagtAAATCTGTCTCCataatatttttcctcatttcctgACTGTtcagtgtgtgtgcatgtaagATATGAGTGATATTAATCTactaaagaaat
Proteins encoded:
- the AP1S2 gene encoding AP-1 complex subunit sigma-2 isoform X3 translates to MQFMLLFSRQGKLRLQKWYVPLSDKEKKKITRELVQTVLARKPKMCSFLEWRDLKIVYKRYASLYFCCAIEDQDNELITLEIIHRYVELLDKYFGSVCELDIIFNFEKAYFILDEFLLGGEVQETSKKNVLKAIEQADLLQEKLDSLL
- the AP1S2 gene encoding AP-1 complex subunit sigma-2 isoform X1, which encodes MQFMLLFSRQGKLRLQKWYVPLSDKEKKKITRELVQTVLARKPKMCSFLEWRDLKIVYKRYASLYFCCAIEDQDNELITLEIIHRYVELLDKYFGSVCELDIIFNFEKAYFILDEFLLGGEVQETSKKNVLKAIEQADLLQEDAKEAETPRSVLEEIGLT
- the AP1S2 gene encoding AP-1 complex subunit sigma-2 isoform X2 — its product is MQFMLLFSRQGKLRLQKWYVPLSDKEKKKITRELVQTVLARKPKMCSFLEWRDLKIVYKRYASLYFCCAIEDQDNELITLEIIHRYVELLDKYFGSVCELDIIFNFEKAYFILDEFLLGGEVQETSKKNVLKAIEQADLLQEEAETPRSVLEEIGLT